The sequence ttattattattattattattatatatatatatatatgtatatatatatatgtatgtatgtatgtatgtatatgccaGCCTATATTAAAGACATTCGGGTCAAAGAGTAAACCGTTATGCAacttataaatatgaaaatttaaggCAAAACTAACTAAAAACTATTTCATGGTTTTAATAagcaattattaattaataagtgCCGTAcctaaaaatttatgatatgatGTGTGAAacagaataaaaaaattattaatatttcagTCCGTGCATTAAAAATTCATCacgaaaacaaataatttttttaaaaaaaaaaactatttcatGGTTTTTAATATGCAATTATTAGTTAATCAGTGCCgtacataaaaatttaaataaaaagggGACCAAACTACAAAAGCAGTAACTCTTCCAATAGTGAGTACGTGCTGCTGCAGAAAACCTTGCAATGAATTGCTtcgtgttttaatttttatcagaTAATAGTACTCATAATTCATACGTAATATTATATANNNNNNNNNNNNNNNNNNNNNNNNNNNNNNNNNNNNNNNNNNNNNNNNNNNNNNNNNNNNNNNNNNNNNNNNNNNNNNNNNNNNNNNNNNNNNNNNNNNNNNNNNNNNNNNNNNNNNNNNNNNNNNNNNNNNNNNNNNNNNNNNNNNNNNNNNNNNNNNNNNNNNNNNNNNNNNNNNNNNNNNNNNNNNNNNNNNNNNNNNNNNNNNNNNNNNNNNNNNNNNNNNNNNNNNNNNNNNtatatatattataaaaacaatGGTATCTCTAATTTCCTAGAAAAACCATATTGGATGATATAGCTCATTTAATTTGCAAGTACCAAGATAACAAGTTTCAGAAAAAATATTGGATTCGAGACTCGGTTATAACGAACTCTTCCATTGgctaaaaaaaacaaagatttaTAATCCCTACTATTACTATACATACAAACATATGTTACATTATAATATAAATGctcatattttaataatttgtcATAACCccctttttgttaaaaaaaagggGGGGTCGTTACATAGTTCGATAAATCAATTGATGTTGTATGCAATATTCTTGGTTAGATTTTTTAGGACCACCGCAGAATGGCTCCAACAAATACTTAGACAGGTATTTAAGAAGTCTTTGTACCTCATCCCTGTCTCAGACCCGACCACCTTCTTTCCCCTCACATCTATCTCATTTCATTAATTCATTTGAATtacttacacaattttaacccaaaaaaatccacacaaaaaaaaatatatatgtgtatttccAACAACGAGATTAACatgaattgatatatatatctagAAATTATTAGTAAATAGTTGTGATCAGCAAGCTATTTACTGGTTCGGCACGTAAATATTTGACCAAGATTATTATATATGTTACAGATCGAGAAGCGACGGAAGGAGTGATTATACATTATAGGATGaggtttttattattatttttaaataaaaaatggaaTTTAGTAATAATAAGATGAAATTAATATAAGGGGTGGGTTTATTATTATAGGATGAGGTTTTTCGAATGCCATTACTGTTTTATTTCAGCACAGAACGAGGAAATAATGCTCGTAGTGATAGGAGTGGTCATTATTGCAAGACAATGACAGTCATTTCTATACTTTAGAATAATAACTATCACGTATCTAAGTTCAAATAatgaaaatctttaaaagtgAAGGGAAATTAAATATGCAAAAACGGAAGCTGAAAACAAGTGCAATGTAAGATCCATATCCATTTATATTCTATCTCACATATTACCATCAAAACTTGGAGGAAGAAGTGCTGCACGGGATGGGGAtggtggggggggggggtgcGGGGGGGGACCTTAATTATCTCCCCAAATATTCATTCATCAAAAGAATTGAGGTTTAGCCCCGATATTAATCGATGGATCAATGACCACTCTCCATGTTTGACCCACCACCACCATCACATTCAAGAAAATCCCCTCCTCTatcacattttctttttctccaTTAGCTGCCCTCATTTTTTATTCTGCAGATCGATCAAGTGCTGGGAATATACTCTCTAGCTAGCTATATAACTCCAGCTTTTTGTAGTGACTTCCATGGAGTCGAAGATGGATCAGAGCGAGACCCGAGATTTCATGAACGTCGACTCCTTCTCCCAGCTACCCTTCATACGCCCCACACCGCTCGTCAGAGAGAAGGGATCCTCGGCTGGTGCCATCAGGCTTTTCGGCAAAGAATTCGGAGGCAACAACGGTGTTCACTCTGTACTCGACGACCCCCATGAAAACAACAATAGTACTGATCGAGAAGAAGATCGCGATGCAAACAAGGACATGATTGGTAGTAATGACAATAACTCAGATATCAGTAGCAACAGGAAATTCGAATGCCATTACTGCTGCCGGAACTTCCCAACTTCACAAGCACTGGGGGGACACCAGAACGCGCACAAGAGGGAACGCCAGCATGCCAAACGAGCTCACTTGCAGTCCGCCATGGCGCATGGCGGCTTGTCCGAGGCACAACTCTACGGTCTGATGAACTACTCGCGCCTAGGATCGGCCCCGTCGCTGCCTTTGGCGTACCACTCATGGAGCAGCAGTAGCAACAGTGGCACAGGTAATACCGTCAGCAGGGGCTATGGCTCGTTTAGTTCGCATCAACCGGCCATTAACGGTAGCCCTTTGGGGCTGTGGCGATTCCAGGATGCTCATAGTTCGTCTTCCTTCGGTACTCGGGAACGTTCTTTGATGGTGCCGATGCATCAGTATCAGGGGCAGACTCCATTGCCATCTTTTACTAGTAGCAACCCTAGTTCTCAGAATCGATTCGGGTATGAATCCAAGCCTGGCATGCAAGATCATGTGAGTTTGGATTTACATCTTTGATCGATATCTTAATTGTTTTCTTGGAATTGAGCATTCATTTCATCTCATGAGTAACAAATTAAGCTAGTTTAATTTAATCTCTACATATACTCGTATATGTGTTGTATGCAGCCTATATTCGAACATGGATGTGAGGAAAATTGAGGAATTATCATAATCCTGCTTCCTTCACAAATAATCATCACACAATCAGCTCTTTTCTTGATTTACTaacttagatttttaaaactatatatatttatattaagcaatatttaatttaaattcgaGTCCACACATATTTCAACCCCGATGGATTAACCTTACAGATGTGACGATACAAAGTTCTCTGGCAtgtatttttctcaattttggTTGATTTTAACACACAAATTAAAGAACAGGCATGCAGATAAATTATTAATGTTGATTTTGTGCTTTTTGAAAATCTTTTGTCGAGGTAAAATGAAGATTATTTCTGGTTACTAAacatataatcaaataattctttctttttttcccccTATTGGTACAACTCGAAGACAGCCTTTTAAATTGTCGGTTGGTATATTAAAGCGATTACACAACACTTGTTTATTTATGAATAGACAAACCTTGCAACACACCTCAAATTTTTATCTtataaaatactttaaactcaaaaaaaaaaaaacgtacacaattattgttcaaaaaatataactccgcaaaaaatattatatatcgacaaaaaaatttcaaaaaaacaaatttctaGTGGAAAATAGAATcattttctcaaatttaatGTATTACCTAATTTCTTTAATTCtgcaaaatataaattttattaatcattttGTTGGTCTGAAAAAGGAACTATTAAGTGTGCATGGAGCTTCACTTtcacatatacatgtatatacatGATTTACATTTAATTAATTGGCCGGAGACAGATAAGAATCCTATGGCAAATTTCCAAACCCAGGCCCAAGATTTTATTGAAATATGACAATGCTATACACGGGCAGTAGGCAATTAACCCCATATTGTACTCGTAATGTTTGTTTAATTTTGTTAATTGTCCCACGTTGATTGGATAAATAacctgagagttgcatatattgGCTTGGGCAATCctcccctcttgagctagcttttggggttgagttagctccaagttccaatcttaacatggtatcagagcacagGTTCcatcgttatgtgttggactgcctATAATTAGGccacccgttctgcccatagttaggtcatttgtaaactccaCGCTCCAGATATTCATTCCTGGGCGTGAGAGGGGTGTGTTAATTGTCCCACATCGATTGGATAAATAacctgagagttgcatatattgGCTTGGGCAATCAtcccctcttgagctagcttttggggttgagttaggtccaaattCCAATCTTAACAAATTCGATCCTACTTTAGGACATTGATTGATTCTAATCTATCGTAATATGGTCCGGGTTGATCCAATGACATACAATGAACCATAACTGAGTTTTCATGTGAAACTATATATTCATCGTACAATGCGAAAAATCATACATATGCATCTATATTATTCAATTGGATCGATCTTTTAAGGCTTTGTAATAGAGGTAGGATCACATAAATCGGTTTTAGGATTGTGTTGGCAAGCTTCTATcagtattatttaatttattgagtATGAAGACGTGAAATTATTCGaacaattgatatttttttactttgtaaCAAAATTTGTAAGGAAAAATTTGTCCATGAAAATTGAGTTTGATTATGATATGTGGAGGGGTGGGGTGGGCGGGGTTGGTTCATGATACATGTACTAacagtgtatatatatatatataNNNNNNNNNNNNNNNNNNNNNNNNNNNNNNNNNNNNNNNNNNNNNNNNNNNNNNNNNNNNNNNNNNNNNNNNatatatatatatatatatatatataaaagcaaGGTACGAATGCATGTGTTTCAGCAGCGGCAGATGCAGTTCATTCATATATGTATCGacacaacaaaaataaataataatcaaaaaattgaaattaataatCTGTCACATGCCATTGaatctaatatatatatttgatatgttttacATTTGTTGTTAGGCATCTCACCAGCGCTGCTAGATATTTGCATAAACAGCTTGTAAGAGTTAAATGCAACACGTTTTTCAAGATCTAGAAAAGTAAGTGAGAAGATAATCGATATGACGTTCTATAAGATATTTATGCAAACCGCTCGTGGTATGTAGTGGTGGGCAAGTTAACATGTTTGCCTAGAGTAGACAAAGAAAATGTAAATGAATCGATAAATCACGcttatttcttttctttgaaaACTTTTTGGCATTAAGATGGCTGTGATTCATTTTgctgttaaaaatttaaataggtTCCAACTGTAATTGAATTTAAATCTGAATTGAGTCACGTTTGACTGATTTGATTGTTACGAGCTTCATTGaaatatacagtgtttacaaatgcttaaaaaacataaatataatttattttttctttataaattttttgtaaataataactttttaaaaacatttgcaAACACTACATAAAAACTATCCGTttcaaaatcataattaaacCTATTTATTCAACTCCGAATATCCGGTTTTTCTCTCCCCAGAGGGAAAAAAAACCCGAGCATTCAGCATAGGAAAAATTAACTCATCTAGAAAATTACAAATGTGTGTTTTTAATCAATAAATATTGTGGTTAGGAATTAATCACACTGCCAATGCACTGATTGAGATGAAGCAAAATTTTTGTCTGATTTAAAATCGTAGCATAGGCTTATTAATATTGTATGAAAACAAACGCAGCCCCCCTTGTTCGTACCACATATTCAATGCCCCAATAAGTGAAAACCATTTGATGTTCGATCCTTGTATTCTTCCTTTTTAAAAGTAAGAAATTATTCtgctattattttaattattatcatcTCTGTCCCAAATATATTGTTGTATTATTTGGTGTTTCacacatattaaaaaaaaaatcatcgtaaaacaaaattttattcatatttaattcaataaaaaatagtAGTACATTTGACAATTAGACTTAGTTAATAAGTATATCAGTaacaaaaaagagaaaaaaaaaactattaattGTAGAAAttgaactatatatttgagacaatCGGAAAAAAATGATACACACGTGATTGGAACGGatgaatataatatcatatagtCTCTCACATGCACGAATGCAGcaaaaatctatcaaatccaATTGAACTAAACGTGTGAGTGTTGATTTTTCTTTTGCTGAATGAATActcaggttttttttttttttaagaaaaaactaGATATTTGGAGTTAAATAAGTAGGTCTCATTATGATTTTGGAACCTATAGTTTTTATGTAGTATTCAGTCAAACCTGACtcaattcaaaattaaatttgattacaGTTGGAACCGAGTTAATTTTTTAACAGTAAAATGAATGATCTTAATGCCAAAAAGTTTTCAAAGAATAGAATTAAACAAACGTGGGTAACCGATTCATTTACATTTTCGTTGTTAAGCTTGAATTCGAAGCTCCGGTCCGAAGCCCGAAAAAATATGCCACTTAAATTTTAGTATGTCTCAAATCGTAGCTAAATtcatttgattcaaatttaaaaatcttgagCTCTATGAATAAATGCCCAAATTAGCACAAACTTGTGTGGTgatataattcaaatatattaaaattttaaaagattacaACTTTGGTAAATGCCCAAATTAGCAGAGACATGGGATTCAATTGTCTAACTCGAAAATCATGTTTTGATGCAGAAGAAAGAGATCTACCTACAGGTATGTACTACAACTCTACAAGTATCAGGTAAACTCGTGCTTGCAAGTCCAGCCGTCTAATACGCAACAACCTAAAAGACTATCCATCTACACATGATGGTCAGCACGGGCACAGGTGAATATATGCCTGATGCACGACATTATGTCTATTAGGTGAACACAGGTACAAATATTAAATGAATTCTTCATCCAACGAATCCAAATATTACATGCAAACTGTGAAGGAAAACATACTATCCATCCTCCATTCAAAGACGTGAGGCTGTTTTAATGGTAGAAAAAGGGCAAGATCCATGCCTGCTAATCACCATTCATCTTTATGCAAAATCTTGTTTTCTCTCTATAGTGGCCAGCAAAGGCAGAGATATATAGCTCAAAGCGGCTATAAAAGTGAGAGCTTCTGAATTACCAACTCATACCGAGTATTTCATACACTTGCAAATGCAGCCTCATTTACTTTCAACCAATTAAGTCTCAGCAACTGTGTCAAAGGAATCTACTAATTTAATATGTAACAAGTATCAAATGAGCAAAACTGTTCGCAATTGTATCATAAAAGCAAGATGCAT comes from Primulina huaijiensis isolate GDHJ02 chromosome 17, ASM1229523v2, whole genome shotgun sequence and encodes:
- the LOC140962966 gene encoding zinc finger protein 8-like is translated as MESKMDQSETRDFMNVDSFSQLPFIRPTPLVREKGSSAGAIRLFGKEFGGNNGVHSVLDDPHENNNSTDREEDRDANKDMIGSNDNNSDISSNRKFECHYCCRNFPTSQALGGHQNAHKRERQHAKRAHLQSAMAHGGLSEAQLYGLMNYSRLGSAPSLPLAYHSWSSSSNSGTGNTVSRGYGSFSSHQPAINGSPLGLWRFQDAHSSSSFGTRERSLMVPMHQYQGQTPLPSFTSSNPSSQNRFGYESKPGMQDHVSLDLHL